From the Myripristis murdjan chromosome 14, fMyrMur1.1, whole genome shotgun sequence genome, one window contains:
- the slc46a3 gene encoding solute carrier family 46 member 3, whose amino-acid sequence MGCVDLIEPVVGINAFSMFMTYPLLQQYVHRRLWMQLSGSPFPTDWNNIHCADNLTLIHAEVQKEASLFFLYTELCFLFPSLLSSPLLVSYSDVWGRKAAIVPPLVGNLLFTLCYFVVSGFSLSLSYLLGAAFITGILGGSAALTGGCFAYVADRCEQGSGDGGVARGISQDRMRRGDNYEESDSGYEERQVGEDGSHDRVRDRCEERGETGTDESQDTGTYVYTRAKTVRMASLDMILGLLSGLASLSTGFFIHAAGFTWPGLTAALLHLLNLGYVLFVLRESLNPPSTTLSSSSGFSPKVLISRCPKGKVLISRLQGVYLIFASGTRRKKAAVGLMMAAFALYKISQLGGMSVFILYELNKPLCWNEVLIGCSSALTTVIHVGSFAGVSVLSHCLRDTHIILLGLLSVSTGLLIAAFAKTTLVMFLVRLPLILSAMPSAVLRSMMSKAALSSEQGALFAGIAFVEMLSMGVALMVFNSIYATTVSWFSGFSFLLALCLSIIAAALIGVLMYFSLDEEEEDMSRLTAEEDDIDTDCSRGSLNLTQWECD is encoded by the exons ATGGGTTGTGTTGACCTGATAGAGCCTGTGGTTGGGATAAATGCCTTCTCTATGTTTATGACCTACCCTCTGCTGCAGCAGTATGTTCACAGGAGACTGTGGATGCAGCTCAGCGGCAGCCCTTTCCCCACAGACTGGAATAACATCCACTGTGCAGACAACCTAACCCTCATACATGCG GAGGTCCAGAAGGAGGcatctctcttctttctgtacACTGAGCTGTGCTTCCTCTTCCCCAGcctgctctcctcccctctcttggTCTCATACAGTGACGTCTGGGGCAGAAAGGCCGCCATAGTGCCCCCTCTGGTTGGAAACTTGCTTTTCACCTTGTGCTACTTTGTTGTCAGTGGCTTCTCTCTCAGCCTGAGCTACCTGCTCGGAGCTGCTTTTATCACTGGGATCCTGGGCGGCTCCGCAGCACTGACTGGAGGTTGCTTTGCCTATGTTGCTGACCGATGTGAACAAGGCAGTGGGGATGGGGGTGTGGCAAGGGGTATTTCACAGGATAGAATGAGGAGAGGCGATAATTATGAAGAGAGTGACAGTGGCTATGAGGAGAGGCAAGTTGGAGAGGATGGAAGTCATGACAGGGTGCGTGACAggtgtgaggagagaggagagaccgGTACAGATGAAAGTCAAGATACTGGTACCTATGTTTACACGAGGGCTAAGACAGTGCGTATGGCCAGCCTGGACATGATCCTGGGACTGCTGTCTGGCCTGGCGTCTCTCTCGACTGGTTTCTTCATCCACGCTGCAGGGTTTACCTGGCCCGGCCTCACCGCCGCCCTGCTACACCTCCTCAACTTGGGCTACGTGCTCTTTGTGCTGCGTGAGTCCCTGAATCCTCCCTCTACGACactctcatcatcatcaggctTTTCACCAAAGGTTTTAATCTCCAGATGTCCAAAAGGAAAGGTGCTGATCAGTCGACTGCAGGGAGTTTATCTGATTTTTGCATCTGGGACACGTagaaaaaaagctgctgtggGCTTGATGATGGCAGCCTTTGCTCTGTATAAG aTCTCTCAACTGGGTGGTATGTCCGTCTTCATCCTGTATGAGCTGAATAAACCTCTCTGTTGGAACGAGGTGTTAATTGGCTGCAGTTCAGCTCTGACTACAGTCATCCATGTGGGCAGCTTTGCAGGCGTCTCCGTCCTCTCCCACTgtctcagagacacacacatcatcctGCTGGGTCTGCTGTCTGTCAGCACAGGCCTGCTGATAGCTGCGTTTGCAAAGACCACACTGGTCATGTTCCTcg TGAGGTTACCTTTGATCCTGTCTGCCATGCCGTCTGCTGTGCTTAGGTCCATGATGTCAAAAGCAGCACTGAGCTCAGAACAAG GTGCGCTGTTTGCAGGTATTGCATTTGTGGAGATGCTGAGTATGGGTGTGGCCCTGATGGTGTTCAACAGCATTTATGCCACCACCGTCTCCTGGTTCTCTGGGTTCAGCTTCCTGTTAGCTTTGTGCCTTTCTATCattgctgctgctctgattgg AGTTCTTATGTATTTCAGtctggatgaggaggaggaggatatgaGCAGGCTCACAGCCGAGGAGGATGATATAGACACAGACTGCAGCAGAGGGTCACTAAACCTGACCCAGTGGGAGTGTGACTAG
- the stoml3b gene encoding stomatin (EPB72)-like 3b: protein MEMEDQMESQKRRGQSREDLISEQTGSLGCVGWIIVILSAIFNVCLFPLTIWFSLKIVQEYERAVIFRLGRITDRKAKGPGIFFVLPCTDSFVKVDLRTVSFDIPPQEILTKDSVTVSVDGVVYFRVSDPISSVANVTNADFSTRLLAQTTLRNVLGTKNLSEVLSDREGISHSMQVSLDEATDNWGIKVERVEIKDVKLPIQMQRAMAAEAEAAREARAKVIAAEGEMNASRALKEASLVIAESPSALQLRYLQTLNTIAAEKNSTIIFPLPMDVMSHFMKK, encoded by the exons ATGGAAATGGAAGATCAAATGGAAAGCCAGAAGAGGAggggacagagcagagaggactTAATAT CTGAACAGACAGGATCTTTGGGATGCGTGGGTTGGATAATAGTCATACTTTCTGCCATCTTTAACGTCTGCCTCTTCCCACTCACCATTTGGTTTTCTCTCAAG ATTGTTCAAGAGTATGAGCGCGCTGTCATCTTCAGACTGGGCCGCATCACCGATAGGAAGGCTAAAGGACCAG GAATTTTCTTTGTTCTGCCTTGCACTGATTCCTTTGTGAAAGTGGACCTGAGAACTGTCTCATTTGACATCCCACCACAAGAG ATCCTTACCAAGGACTCAGTCACAGTGAGTGTGGATGGAGTGGTGTATTTCCGGGTCAGCGACCCCATCTCCTCCGTGGCCAACGTGACTAATGCTGACTTCTCCACCCGTTTGCTGGCCCAAACCACCCTGAGGAACGTCCTGGGAACCAAGAACCTGTCTGAGGTCTTGTCTGACCGTGAAGGCATCTCCCACAGCATGCAG GTGAGCTTGGATGAGGCCACAGACAACTGGGGCATCAAGGTGGAACGTGTGGAGATTAAGGATGTGAAGCTGCCCATTCAGATGCAGAGAGCCATGGCTGCTGAGGCAGAGGCTGCGCGAGAGGCCAGAGCCAAG GTAATTGCAGCTGAGGGTGAGATGAACGCATCCCGTGCTTTGAAGGAGGCCTCCCTGGTGATTGCAGAGTCTCCATCAGCCCTGCAGCTTCGCTACCTGCAGACCCTTAACACCATCGCAGCAGAGAAGAACTCCACCATCATCTTCCCCTTGCCCATGGATGTCATGAGCCACTTCATGAAGAAGTGA
- the vps36 gene encoding vacuolar protein-sorting-associated protein 36 translates to MDRFSWSNGLLEINETLVIQQRGVKLYDGDDKAKLDVGVALLSTHRLIWRDLKNHECCIAIPLSQIIFFEEQAAGIGKSAKIVIHLHPAPANKEPGPYQQSKFSYIKLSFKEHGQIEFFRRLTEEMTQKRWENTPVSQPIPTATGAQAGRTRAVGIVGIERKIEERRKETDKNISEAFEDLSKLMVKAKEMVELSRSIANKIKDKQGDITEDETIRFKSYLLSMGIANPVTRETHGSGTHYHMQLAKQLGDMLQAPLEERGGMMALTEVYCLVNRARGMELLSPEDLVNACKMFESLKLPLRLRVFDSGVMVVQLQSHSEEEMIASALDNVSEKGSLTAEEFAKLLGLSVLLSKERLLLAEKMGHLCRDDSVEGLRFYPNLF, encoded by the exons ATGGACCGGTTTTCATGGTCAAACGGACTCCTGGAGATAAACGAAACATTAGTGATCCAGCAGCGAGGTGTCAAACTGTATGACGGCGACGATAAG GCCAAGCTGGACGTTGGAGTCGCTTTGCTGAGCACACACCGGCTCATCTGGAGGGACCTCAAGAATCAT GAATGCTGCATTGCCATACCGCTGTCACAGATCATCTTCTTCGAGGAGCAGGCTGCAGGAATAGGAAAGAG CGCAAAGATAGTTATTCACCTGCACCCAGCACCTGCCAACAAGGAGCCAGGTCCATACCAGCAGAGCAAGTTCTCCTACATCAAACTATCCTTCAAAGAACATGGGCAGATTGAG TTCTTCAGGAGGCTAACAGAGGAGATGACACAGAAGAGATGGGAGAACACACCGGTGTCACAGCCCATTCCCACAGCAACAGGAGCTCAG GCAGGAAGGACACGTGCAGTTGGGATTGTCGGCattgagaggaagatagaagagaggaggaaagaaacagacaaaaacatttctgag GCCTTTGAGGACCTCAGTAAGCTGATggtgaag GCTAAAGAGATGGTGGAGCTGTCCAGATCCATAGCGAACAAGATCAAAGACAAGCAGGGGGACATCACAGAGGATGAG ACAATCCGGTTTAAGTCCTACCTGCTGAGCATGGGTATTGCTAACCCTGTGACCAGGGAAACACATGGCTCCGGCACACACTACCACATGCAACTGGCCAAACAACTGGGAGATATGCTACAGGCCCctctggag GAGCGTGGGGGCATGATGGCTCTCACAGAAGTGTACTGTCTTGTCAACCGAGCCAGAGGGATGGAa cTATTATCTCCAGAAGATTTGGTGAACGCGTGCAAGATGTTTGAGTCACTGAAGCTGCCACTGAG GTTGCGTGTGTTTGACAGCGGTGTGATGGTGGTCCAGCTGCAGTCTCACAGTGAGGAGGAAATGATAGCCTCAGCCTTGGACAAT GTATCAGAGAAAGGCTCATTGACGGCGGAGGAGTTTGCAAAGCTATTGggtctctctgtccttctatcCAAAGAGCG GTTGCTGCTCGCTGAGAAAATGGGCCACCTGTGTAGAGACGACTCTGTTGAGGGTCTGAGATTCTACCCCAACCTCTTCTGA
- the proser1 gene encoding proline and serine-rich protein 1 isoform X2 yields the protein MDKKSFDIVLDEIRKCVLTDQRIKAIEQVHGYFSSEQVIEILKYFSWAEPQIKAVKALQHKMVAIPTTKVANILNCFTFSKDRLVVLELIALNISDAQNYRPVEDLFRIHLSEKKRARRILEQVCKVGCKAPVAMISSCGMIPGNPYPKGRPSLVTGTFPGIFPVKKEGEKKDDNPNNMDGKGIAARIIGPFKPFPSSYNPHRPVPYPIPPCRPHATIAPSYTKPGNTQNTTPGVNSGPLLIPHGSTPSTPIPPQASPAQPPSSTPITPVFPGMVPSQNPSAPSPSPAPSPSVIKAGPPTPSGHATPIPSSVIKAHTPSGTPCGTPAPNAGAFSSSPFHAALSRPGTPATSRSGPDPLPQTNSMGPIQQKGFSQSTDPHSGPAFPGMPPQPGNPSGSVIRSYTPSGPSSLTPGASTPVFPTSSTPGPSPKPSPALSTPGQAAMGPAGALYADQQRAALNRHTGGSSSGSNSPVPSAFKGTSRSGTPSVSSLVVSGSAQAALARSLGLSHPSGSPQGSLPSPAAIAGLQALSSSPAPSHYPGLAPFPSLSSSTIPSTMPAMASTTNMSNHPSTTIYPGLPPSAAPTAGSPFLGLTSAPSIFPGLPPGPSPAAFPGLGVSGGPGAASPVLSSFMGLPGATASTVASVAPLQAAAAAAAAAAAGVPSSSPVLPGFASAFSSNFQPGLSSGLQPPGSGGFPSLLSFPAVPGFSPSASPATLSGLHNPAMQSALLQAHPASALENFPPQPNGFTNYPPGPGNPFPLQPGLHSQLGWQ from the exons ATGGATAAGAAATCATTTGACATCGTCTTGGACGAAATCAGAAAG tgtgtgctgACCGATCAGCGGATCAAAGCCATAGAGCAGGTGCACGGCTATTTCTCCAGCGAGCAG GTGATAGAAATACTCAAGTACTTCTCATGGGCAGAGCCTCAAATCAAAGCAGTAAAGGCGCTTCAACAT AAAATGGTTGCAATCCCTACAACCAAAGTTGCCAATATCCTGAACTGCTTCACCTTCTCGAAGGACAGACTGGTTGTCTTGGAATTAATAGCTCT caaTATCTCAGATGCTCAAAATTACCGTCCTGTGGAGGATCTGTTCCGCATTCACTTGTCTGAGAAGAAGCGAGCCCGTCGGATACTGGAGCAG GTGTGTAAGGTTGGCTGCAAGGCTCCTGTAGCTATGATCTCCTCCTGTGGTATGATACCAGGGAATCCTTACCCCAAAGGCAGACCCAGCCTGGTTACTGGCACATTccct GGAATCTTTCCtgtaaagaaagaaggagagaagaaagatgaCAATCCGAACAATATGGACGGGAAAGGAATTGCTGCCCGGATCATTGGACCGTTCAAACCC TTTCCTTCAAGCTACAACCCTCATCGGCCAGTGCCCTACCCTATACCACCGTGCCGACCCCATGCTACCATCGCACCAA GCTACACCAaacctggaaacacacagaacaccACGCCTGGAGTCAACAGTGGGCCGCTCCTGATTCCTCATGGATCCACACCTTCTACACCCATCCCTCCCCAAGCTTCTCCTGCTCAGCCCCCTTCTTCCACCCCCATCACACCCGTTTTCCCTGGCATGGTGCCCTCACAGAACCCGAGTgccccctctccatctcctgctCCATCCCCGTCCGTCATCAAAGCAGGCCCGCCAACCCCAAGTGGCCACGCTACGCCTATACCCTCATCTGTTATCAAAGCCCACACACCCTCAGGCACCCCTTGTGGAACTCCTGCCCCGAATGCTGGGGCCTTCTCTTCTTCCCCCTTCCACGCTGCCCTATCCCGGCCAGGCACCCCTGCTACCTCACGGAGCGGCCCAGACCCACTACCTCAGACGAACTCCATGGGCCCAATTCAGCAGAAGGGTTTCTCCCAATCCACAGATCCCCACTCGGGACCTGCCTTCCCTGGCATGCCCCCACAGCCAGGTAACCCCTCTGGGTCTGTGATCCGCAGTTACACCCCCTCTGGACCGTCATCTCTCACCCCTGGAGCCTCTACTCCTGTATTTCCAACCTCGTCAACCCCAGGCCCTAGCCCCAAACCCTCCCCAGCCCTTTCTACTCCGGGTCAGGCTGCCATGGGGCCTGCTGGAGCCCTCTATGCTGATCAGCAGCGTGCTGCCCTGAACAGGCACACAGGGGgtagcagcagtggcagcaatAGCCCTGTGCCCTCTGCTTTCAAGGGCACTTCTCGCTCTGGCACACCCTCCGTCAGCTCTCTAGTGGTTTCAGGTTCCGCTCAGGCTGCTCTGGCACGTTCCTTGGGTCTTTCTCATCCTTCAGGTTCCCCTCAAGGCTCCCTCCCAAGTCCTGCTGCGATTGCAGGCCTCCAAGCTCTGTCCTCCAGCCCTGCTCCCTCTCATTACCCAGGCCTCGCCCCTTTcccctcactttcttcctccacCATCCCGTCAACCATGCCCGCTATGGCTTCTACCACCAACATGTCTAACCACCCATCGACAACTATCTACCCAGGCCTGCCTCCCAGCGCAGCCCCCACTGCAGGCTCTCCATTCTTGGGTCTCACCTCTGCCCCCTCTATATTCCCAGGCCTGCCCCCTGGCCCTAGCCCTGCTGCCTTCCCAGGGTTGGGGGTTTCAGGAGGGCCTGGTGCTGCGAGCCCTGTGCTTTCCTCATTCATGGGACTACCAGGTGCCACTGCATCTACGGTAGCATCGGTTGCACCtctgcaggcagcagcagcggctgcagctgcagcagcagctggggtGCCGTCATCGTCACCAGTTCTACCAGGGTTTGCATCTGCCTTCAGCTCCAACTTCCAGCCTGG GTTGAGCAGTGGACTCCAGCCTCCAGGAAGTGGTGGGTTCCCCAGCTTGCTTTCCTTTCCTGCAGTGCCaggcttctctccctctgcctcccctgCGACCCTCAGTGGCCTCCACAACCCCGCCATGCAGTCTGCCCTGCTCCAg GCTCACCCTGCATCTGCCTTGGAGAACTTCCCTCCTCAGCCCAATGGGTTCACCAACTACCCTCCAGGCCCAGGAAACCCCTTCCCCTTACAGCCCGGCTTGCACTCTCAGCTGGGCTGGCAGTGA
- the proser1 gene encoding proline and serine-rich protein 1 isoform X1: protein MDKKSFDIVLDEIRKCVLTDQRIKAIEQVHGYFSSEQVIEILKYFSWAEPQIKAVKALQHKMVAIPTTKVANILNCFTFSKDRLVVLELIALNISDAQNYRPVEDLFRIHLSEKKRARRILEQVCKVGCKAPVAMISSCGMIPGNPYPKGRPSLVTGTFPGIFPVKKEGEKKDDNPNNMDGKGIAARIIGPFKPFPSSYNPHRPVPYPIPPCRPHATIAPSAYNNAGLVSVGGVITASVPPPPYCATHKVAGYTKPGNTQNTTPGVNSGPLLIPHGSTPSTPIPPQASPAQPPSSTPITPVFPGMVPSQNPSAPSPSPAPSPSVIKAGPPTPSGHATPIPSSVIKAHTPSGTPCGTPAPNAGAFSSSPFHAALSRPGTPATSRSGPDPLPQTNSMGPIQQKGFSQSTDPHSGPAFPGMPPQPGNPSGSVIRSYTPSGPSSLTPGASTPVFPTSSTPGPSPKPSPALSTPGQAAMGPAGALYADQQRAALNRHTGGSSSGSNSPVPSAFKGTSRSGTPSVSSLVVSGSAQAALARSLGLSHPSGSPQGSLPSPAAIAGLQALSSSPAPSHYPGLAPFPSLSSSTIPSTMPAMASTTNMSNHPSTTIYPGLPPSAAPTAGSPFLGLTSAPSIFPGLPPGPSPAAFPGLGVSGGPGAASPVLSSFMGLPGATASTVASVAPLQAAAAAAAAAAAGVPSSSPVLPGFASAFSSNFQPGLSSGLQPPGSGGFPSLLSFPAVPGFSPSASPATLSGLHNPAMQSALLQAHPASALENFPPQPNGFTNYPPGPGNPFPLQPGLHSQLGWQ, encoded by the exons ATGGATAAGAAATCATTTGACATCGTCTTGGACGAAATCAGAAAG tgtgtgctgACCGATCAGCGGATCAAAGCCATAGAGCAGGTGCACGGCTATTTCTCCAGCGAGCAG GTGATAGAAATACTCAAGTACTTCTCATGGGCAGAGCCTCAAATCAAAGCAGTAAAGGCGCTTCAACAT AAAATGGTTGCAATCCCTACAACCAAAGTTGCCAATATCCTGAACTGCTTCACCTTCTCGAAGGACAGACTGGTTGTCTTGGAATTAATAGCTCT caaTATCTCAGATGCTCAAAATTACCGTCCTGTGGAGGATCTGTTCCGCATTCACTTGTCTGAGAAGAAGCGAGCCCGTCGGATACTGGAGCAG GTGTGTAAGGTTGGCTGCAAGGCTCCTGTAGCTATGATCTCCTCCTGTGGTATGATACCAGGGAATCCTTACCCCAAAGGCAGACCCAGCCTGGTTACTGGCACATTccct GGAATCTTTCCtgtaaagaaagaaggagagaagaaagatgaCAATCCGAACAATATGGACGGGAAAGGAATTGCTGCCCGGATCATTGGACCGTTCAAACCC TTTCCTTCAAGCTACAACCCTCATCGGCCAGTGCCCTACCCTATACCACCGTGCCGACCCCATGCTACCATCGCACCAA GTGCGTACAACAACGCAGGCCTTGTATCTGTGGGAGGGGTGATAACGGCCAGCGTGCCCCCACCCCCCTACTGCGCCACCCACAAAGTAGCAG GCTACACCAaacctggaaacacacagaacaccACGCCTGGAGTCAACAGTGGGCCGCTCCTGATTCCTCATGGATCCACACCTTCTACACCCATCCCTCCCCAAGCTTCTCCTGCTCAGCCCCCTTCTTCCACCCCCATCACACCCGTTTTCCCTGGCATGGTGCCCTCACAGAACCCGAGTgccccctctccatctcctgctCCATCCCCGTCCGTCATCAAAGCAGGCCCGCCAACCCCAAGTGGCCACGCTACGCCTATACCCTCATCTGTTATCAAAGCCCACACACCCTCAGGCACCCCTTGTGGAACTCCTGCCCCGAATGCTGGGGCCTTCTCTTCTTCCCCCTTCCACGCTGCCCTATCCCGGCCAGGCACCCCTGCTACCTCACGGAGCGGCCCAGACCCACTACCTCAGACGAACTCCATGGGCCCAATTCAGCAGAAGGGTTTCTCCCAATCCACAGATCCCCACTCGGGACCTGCCTTCCCTGGCATGCCCCCACAGCCAGGTAACCCCTCTGGGTCTGTGATCCGCAGTTACACCCCCTCTGGACCGTCATCTCTCACCCCTGGAGCCTCTACTCCTGTATTTCCAACCTCGTCAACCCCAGGCCCTAGCCCCAAACCCTCCCCAGCCCTTTCTACTCCGGGTCAGGCTGCCATGGGGCCTGCTGGAGCCCTCTATGCTGATCAGCAGCGTGCTGCCCTGAACAGGCACACAGGGGgtagcagcagtggcagcaatAGCCCTGTGCCCTCTGCTTTCAAGGGCACTTCTCGCTCTGGCACACCCTCCGTCAGCTCTCTAGTGGTTTCAGGTTCCGCTCAGGCTGCTCTGGCACGTTCCTTGGGTCTTTCTCATCCTTCAGGTTCCCCTCAAGGCTCCCTCCCAAGTCCTGCTGCGATTGCAGGCCTCCAAGCTCTGTCCTCCAGCCCTGCTCCCTCTCATTACCCAGGCCTCGCCCCTTTcccctcactttcttcctccacCATCCCGTCAACCATGCCCGCTATGGCTTCTACCACCAACATGTCTAACCACCCATCGACAACTATCTACCCAGGCCTGCCTCCCAGCGCAGCCCCCACTGCAGGCTCTCCATTCTTGGGTCTCACCTCTGCCCCCTCTATATTCCCAGGCCTGCCCCCTGGCCCTAGCCCTGCTGCCTTCCCAGGGTTGGGGGTTTCAGGAGGGCCTGGTGCTGCGAGCCCTGTGCTTTCCTCATTCATGGGACTACCAGGTGCCACTGCATCTACGGTAGCATCGGTTGCACCtctgcaggcagcagcagcggctgcagctgcagcagcagctggggtGCCGTCATCGTCACCAGTTCTACCAGGGTTTGCATCTGCCTTCAGCTCCAACTTCCAGCCTGG GTTGAGCAGTGGACTCCAGCCTCCAGGAAGTGGTGGGTTCCCCAGCTTGCTTTCCTTTCCTGCAGTGCCaggcttctctccctctgcctcccctgCGACCCTCAGTGGCCTCCACAACCCCGCCATGCAGTCTGCCCTGCTCCAg GCTCACCCTGCATCTGCCTTGGAGAACTTCCCTCCTCAGCCCAATGGGTTCACCAACTACCCTCCAGGCCCAGGAAACCCCTTCCCCTTACAGCCCGGCTTGCACTCTCAGCTGGGCTGGCAGTGA